The genomic stretch AGTAAAATGGTTTAACGAAACTAAAGGTTTCGGTTTCATTCAACAAGAAAACGGTCCTGACGTGTTTGCTCACTTCAGCGCTATCGAAAGTGACGGTTTCCGTACACTTTTAGAAAACCAAAAAGTTGAATTCAACGTTACTGATGGCCAAAAAGGTCCTCAAGCGGAAAACATCGTAGTACTTTAATTCTTTGAATTAGTAGTTACTAAGATTGTTTAACTTAAATGAATTGATGATAAATCGAAACGTTTAAGTATAAAGGGCATGTTCTTCGGAGCTTGCCCTTTTTGTTTTATCTCCTATTCATTAAAGGTATGTGCTGTGAGCCAAACTAATTTCTCTTCTCTAAATTTACGTCCAGAACTTGTTTCTAACCTGGATACTCTCGGTTATACCGAAATGACACCTATCCAAGCGCAAAGCTTACCGAGTATTCTTGAAGGTAAGGATGTGATTGGTCAAGGTAAAACAGGTTCAGGTAAAACAGCTGCCTTTGGTTTAGGTTTACTGCAGCGTTTAAACGTAGAACGTT from Moritella marina ATCC 15381 encodes the following:
- a CDS encoding cold-shock protein, which produces MSKIMGTVKWFNETKGFGFIQQENGPDVFAHFSAIESDGFRTLLENQKVEFNVTDGQKGPQAENIVVL